The DNA sequence TAGGGAATAATTCGAGCAGATAAAAGGAACTTTCCTCCCTGATGTTGCTTCTTTTCAAAAGATACCCCCGGTGATTTATGTAATTGGCTTACAATAACGCGTTCTGCACCATTAATAATAAATGTTCCCGTAGGCGTCATTAACGGAACTTCGGCTATGAATACTTCCTGTTCAAGAACCTGTTTCTCTTCCTTTTCACCTTTAAGGGACTCTTCATATATCGTAAGTCTCATTGTGGCTTTTAATGTGCCACTATAAGTCAATCCTAAATTCTGACACTCCTCTATTGTATATTTCGGAGGGATAATGTTATACGAAACAAATTCTAATTTCGTCAAACCATTAGGCGATTCTATAGGAAAATATTCATTGAGAACTGCTTGCAGTCCTTTGTTTTGCCGTTCACGGGGAGGCACCTCCCATTGTAAAAAATCGGCAAACGATTTGGTTTGAATTTCAATTAGGTTGGGCAGATGAGATAAATCCTCAGGTGCACGGGATAAAGAAATGCGTTCTGTTCGGGGAGCCACAGCCATTCAATAACTCCTTATATAAGGTTCCGGAAAATTTATGAGAAGTGACACTTATACCTACTCTGATTCTTACTGGTGTAAAGATAATTCATGATTTTACCGATATTTATTTTCAAAATCATAAGGTCTATATTTTAGAGGAATAATTATAGCAATTTTAAAGCCAAAATGCAAATCCCCTTACCCCCAACTTAATTTTGTCAATTCTGTTATTCTTGTGCTATCTTTATTCTCCTGTTTCTATGTTATATAATTATATAGCATATTTTACAAAAATATTTTTCTATAATTCAAGTGCTTTATTAAAAAATTTGGGATGATTCCCCGCAACAACAATTGTAACCTCTCCTTTCACAGTTTCTGATTTCAATCGCTCCATAACTTCTGATAGATACCCTCGATATACCCGTTCAAATTTCTTGGTCATTTCAAAACATATGGCACATTTACGGTCTCCTAAAACTTTGATTGCTTTTTCTAAAAATTTCTGAACACGATAAGGAGACTCAAAAAAAATCAAGGTATGAGGTAAGTCTTTTTCCTGTTCTAAAAACCGATGTAAAGGTCCTTCTTTCCGTGGAGGGAAGCCTTTGAATGTATATGAAGATGTAGGGAGACCGGACAAAACAAGTGCTGTTTCAACAGCCGTTGCCCCCGGTATTACTTCAACATCATGTCCCGACTCTATTGCCGATTGAACCAATTTATACCCCGGGTCACTAATACATGGAATTCCCCCATCCGAACAGAAGCCAACCTTTACCCCTCTGGATAGTTCTTCAAGAACACTGGAAATAATTTTAGGTTCTCGTGCTTCAAAGCATGCCCATACACGAGGTGGAAAGGGTATTTTATAATGACTATATAACCTACGCGTAACACGGGTATCTTCACAAAGGAGCAACTCTACTTCTTGCAACATTCTCAAAGCCCGATAGGTTATATCCTCCATGTTTCCTATAGGTGTGGCTATTATATACAGTTTACCCATAAAAGATTTTTTACTTTCACGATTCGTTCGGCTCAATTTTTGGTTTTAATACAACAGCATTTTCTGTTTGTAATGCTTTCACAATTTGCTCATACATAGCATCATCTTTATAAATTCCCACAATAGCCCCGCCCGAACCTGTAAATTGAGCATGAGCCCCCACAGAACGGGCAACATCTACTAAACGAACTTGACGTGGGTCAAGGTTATAAATTGATTTCCTACGGTCAAAATTCATATCCATCCAGATACCTATTTCTTCTCCCTTTCCTGCCCATAACAAATCCCGGGCTATACGGGCATACTCAGCAAAATCATACATCGCCTGATGAACTTCGGGGTCTCCATCAAGCCATCGTTGTCGGACATTGTTATGAAATACTTCCGAACCTTCCGATAATTCTTTTCTATAAGCAATAAACAAATTGGGTAATAGCGATACAGGTATCTCCTCATAATATCCATGTCCCTGTTTTTCCATCAAATCTTTGTTAAAATCCATAAATACGCACCCCTCATAAACCTGTATAACACGGTCTTGTAAACCCGCAAAAATCCCTAACTCCTCCGTCTCTACACTTAATATAAGATTAGGAAGAATAGGTTTTGGAATTTCCACCTCATAAAATTCCATCAGACACTTCATCGTAGCAGTTACCAACGCACTGGAACCTGCTAATCCTAATCGTCGTGGAATAGTGGAACGATAGCGAATGGAAAAATTTTTTTGCGGAAGTCGGATATTATGTTCTTGACAATATTTGTAAAACTTATAAATCCCCGCCTTCATCAAACGAATGCCGCCATAATACCCGTTTAAACGAACATCTTCGGTAAGATGTTCAATAGATTCATACTTTGATTGGTCTTGGAAACTTGGAATAATTTCCAACTGGGGGCTTTCATAAAGACTTACCTTTGCATAAAAATCCCGAATAATTACACTTATTGTCTTGCCATAATAACCATCCGAAGGATTGCCTACCAATCCTGCTCGAGAATATGCTACATGTTCTATTGCCATAAACTTTTCCTTAAATGATAAGAACTGAAGATAAATTATAACGGATTTGAGATTTCTCGTTCTCTCTAAAAAAATAGGAAAGAATATTCTGAAAAAGATTTCCTAAATCAGGATAGCCGAAACATAAAAAATATCATCTCAAATAGTCTAATAAACTGGGTTGGATAACACGGGATGCCGCGTTAAGTGCGGCTTGATATGCATTCGTTTGTGTATTAAGATTGACAACCACTTCGGCTAAATCCGCATCTATACTATCGGATATAACCCTCTGAAATTCAATGTTAGCGGTTCTCAGATTTTCTTCCGTAGTATCCAATCTCTTACTAACGGCTCCTACCTTCGCCAAGGCTAAAGAAAGTTGGGAAATAGCATAGTTCGCTTCTTGAATTCGTTGTTCTATCCCGGTGAAATTGGCTGAACGCAAATCATCTCGAAGTGAAATTAAAGTCTGAAAAATATCCGTACTTTGTGCCCCTGTAGACAAAAACACTTCTCTACCGGTTTGATTTGTAACAACCTGTGTTCCTTCCATAATCTCAACACTAATATAATTATCATTCCCGGTATAAGATACCGATGCTATTTCTCCATTTGCATTTCTTGTCTCCTGAAACGGAGCAGAATTTGTAGCTGTTCCCCCAAAAATATATCTCCCATTCGTTTGATGGTTAGATTCTTTTAGTAAAGCCTCTATTAATTGATTTACCTCAGTTGCAATCTGGTCACGCTGTAATTGGGCATTGGTTGTGTTTCTGCCTTGTATGGCTAATTCTCGTGCCCGTTGAACAATATCTAAGGTTGTCATTATAGTAGTTTCTGTTTCATTTAAATAAGGACGGATAGTGGTTATATTCTTTATATACTGTTCGTTTTGTGTAATCATGGATTGAGCAGATATAGCCCTGCGTGCACTTAAAGGGTCATCCGAAGGACGGTTTACTCTCTGTCCTGAAGAAAGTTGTTCCTGCAAGGTTAATATCCGTCGTGTTTGATAAGCCAAATCTGTAAGGGTTCTATCCACAAGCATGCGAGAAGTAACACGAATAATACCCATAAACTTATCCTCTATCATCAACAAAGCGGGTTAATACTATTTCGGCTTTCTTGAAATTGGAATCTGTATAGAAAGAATTATTTTGCTCTTCATAATCGGGATATATCTTTTTAAGGGTGCTTTTTGCAGATTCCAGCGAAACTCGATAAAAAGGCACTGCTTTCCCAAGCCATGATTTTAAATAAAGCACTGATACTTTCATTCGGTCACATGAATCTATAATCTGCGACCTCCATGGTTCACCTACTTGTTCCGCAATATCTCGTATTCGTTTATCCGTCAAATTTATCCCTAAATTCCGACATATTTTATCAACCAATTCTTGACGAATAAACTCAAAACGGGCTGTTTCTTTTACAAGATAATCCATTGCAGAAGTTTTTTCGTTGAAATATTTGATATTCCCTTCAAAACCGGCTCGCAATTGTGCTACACAAACCGATACTAAAGTTTCCTGTCGCTCCGCTTGCTCCTCTAATAATTCACACAAACTTTCTATTTCCTTCATGTCCCAATCCTTTTAATCCTTCAACCCTTGAAAAGGTCCGAGATGAGACCACAACATTTGTATTTCCTGTGCGGTTATATACCCATCTTTATTCGCATCCCACTGCTGGAATTCGTGAATGGTCATTCCACTTTCCCGAACAGAAATTTTTTGGTCATGATTTGTATCATATAACGATACAAGGTTTTCTGCCTTTTCTTTAGACAATTCTTTCATCTTTATTTCCGATTTTAATACATCAGAAAAATTGCTTTGCGGTTTTGTTGCTTTCCTTTGTTTTATCACCATAAGTGTCTTTGCAAGTGAATTAATTGCACTTAATCCCGTAAGCCATTGAACCATTTGTTATTCCTTTACATTATTAGTTATCGGCAAATTCCTTTATTTTCTTAAACTCCATGTGTAGATTTACTTTCTGTCGCATTATCTATTTTTTGTTGTATTGTTTCCGTATTTTGAATAATCTGTTTCGCTATACCCAATTGTCCGGACTTCGCCATCTCTCCCGCAAAAGCATCATTTAACATATCGTAGTAAATCTCTTTTGTAGAATTTTGAGGAAATAGTTTAGAAGCAACGATTGTCTTTCGCATCTC is a window from the Candidatus Hydrogenedens sp. genome containing:
- a CDS encoding rod-binding protein, whose translation is MLYVNPINYVVPNINLSGSEDVRKKVAGEEMERLFLYELLKEMRKTIVASKLFPQNSTKEIYYDMLNDAFAGEMAKSGQLGIAKQIIQNTETIQQKIDNATESKSTHGV
- the rsmI gene encoding 16S rRNA (cytidine(1402)-2'-O)-methyltransferase; this translates as MGKLYIIATPIGNMEDITYRALRMLQEVELLLCEDTRVTRRLYSHYKIPFPPRVWACFEAREPKIISSVLEELSRGVKVGFCSDGGIPCISDPGYKLVQSAIESGHDVEVIPGATAVETALVLSGLPTSSYTFKGFPPRKEGPLHRFLEQEKDLPHTLIFFESPYRVQKFLEKAIKVLGDRKCAICFEMTKKFERVYRGYLSEVMERLKSETVKGEVTIVVAGNHPKFFNKALEL
- the flgL gene encoding flagellar hook-associated protein FlgL — translated: MGIIRVTSRMLVDRTLTDLAYQTRRILTLQEQLSSGQRVNRPSDDPLSARRAISAQSMITQNEQYIKNITTIRPYLNETETTIMTTLDIVQRARELAIQGRNTTNAQLQRDQIATEVNQLIEALLKESNHQTNGRYIFGGTATNSAPFQETRNANGEIASVSYTGNDNYISVEIMEGTQVVTNQTGREVFLSTGAQSTDIFQTLISLRDDLRSANFTGIEQRIQEANYAISQLSLALAKVGAVSKRLDTTEENLRTANIEFQRVISDSIDADLAEVVVNLNTQTNAYQAALNAASRVIQPSLLDYLR
- a CDS encoding GHMP kinase, translated to MAIEHVAYSRAGLVGNPSDGYYGKTISVIIRDFYAKVSLYESPQLEIIPSFQDQSKYESIEHLTEDVRLNGYYGGIRLMKAGIYKFYKYCQEHNIRLPQKNFSIRYRSTIPRRLGLAGSSALVTATMKCLMEFYEVEIPKPILPNLILSVETEELGIFAGLQDRVIQVYEGCVFMDFNKDLMEKQGHGYYEEIPVSLLPNLFIAYRKELSEGSEVFHNNVRQRWLDGDPEVHQAMYDFAEYARIARDLLWAGKGEEIGIWMDMNFDRRKSIYNLDPRQVRLVDVARSVGAHAQFTGSGGAIVGIYKDDAMYEQIVKALQTENAVVLKPKIEPNES